Within the Gossypium raimondii isolate GPD5lz chromosome 12, ASM2569854v1, whole genome shotgun sequence genome, the region GTTAGCGACTAattcaggatttaggtaaatcacaccatgaaaattacaagtgaattaattcacaaataaattcagaattaattcattaCGGGTCCAGCCCAATGCATCATTctgccaatgaatacatctatgtctctacccgtggagtcaactgctccgacagccaagactagtcatctcctcaATTAGAATTGTAGataacataataatccttctcaatatttgaatcaaatgctcactttaattcttttacgagattacaGAGTTGTTTatattatctactgaagtaagttatctttctcgcaatgtaaacgttcttacaatgccacttatcatcagtttgaacttccacaatcaataagctaatatttgtttgtcacaatttcgctatgtatgccaaatatgaaagacaaaaatacaaaagacataatagtgaaatgtgaaattaactttatttatttattcatctttcaaataaatagaaaatagttgcatgtttactacaatatggacgCATTTCCCAACATTGTCATCCCTCCCTTTTAACATGAAGGCTTTTGGGCATTTCTAATATCAGGTATTAGAAGTACTTTCTGGACTTTTaaccaatactttataatttgatccaacccaatatttgtttttctattttctaaaataaacatcttaattattttctcaaGTAAATAATCTTcacaacccaattctaattcatttaaaattattacaactttattgtaaaagaatttataagaaaatatatttaatatttctacatttaaCGAGTttactatgaccaaatgatttattttcattttagaacttaatttaattaaaaaacataaatttatttgtaagtcatttgcattttcattttcattttggagaaaactacatccatttccaaatattttccatttctttattttcaccattttcaaaACTAGACATAACTTTGACGCATTTTgtaatgttaataataaattttgattttgtatattttgtacataaaaatttgatttgatttaatttttacaaatcaCCAACTCCATTATcaatataacatcattttatctTTACATATTGCTTAcataaatagttttatttatctaatatataaaaattaaataaatatatataattgaatcaaaataattttttatttacatttgaaccaaaataaaattttaatttatatattaatttatataactttattttatatactaaattacatattaaatcaaagttgTAGAgtaattatgatatatatatatatatatatatatatatatgtaaaactaCATTTGACCAAATGGAAGAAAGTTGAAAATAGGAAGCATTAAAATTTGTCTGCTCTTCAACTGCTTTACCTAAACCAAAAGTTCAATTTGAATCTCGGCACCGGAAAAAATGGCATTTCCGGCAAAGAAATTTATAACCTCTTCTTTCTTTGGGTTTACACTTCTGGTCGCTCTGGTGGCTTTTCTCCTAAAATTTAACTCTTCACAGGTCTTCCATCtcgtttttccttttttttttcctgttcTTTTTGTGCTTggaaatttcaaatattttcttcttgGTTTATTTTATGCAGAAATTGTTCACTGTTGAAGAACTGGCGCTATATAATGGAACTGATGATTCATTACCCATACTCTTAGGAATTTTGGGGTACTTTCTTTTGCCTTATTCgtcatattattatatgaacATGTTCTAAAGTGCTAATCCAATTTAATACTTTGTGATTAGATCTGTATTTGACGTTACGAAGGGAAAATCTCACTATGGTGCTGGAGGAGGTTACAGTCATTTCGCTGGAaggtttgtttgttttctttactAGGAAATTGGGTCGTTCAAGTAGTTTATGTTACTTAATTATCCTATTTGTTTCCTTTcagatatatgtttataaatattttatgctGAACTGTATTTCTGCTTATTTGTTGCTATTACTTGTTCAAATTCTTTATGTTATTGATGAAACCTTTCGGAAGCTTTACTTAATTCCTAGTTTTGATACAATTATTCCCCCTTAACAAAGCTTGTTGGGCTATCTTCATGTGCCAATTGCATCCTTTCAGTGTATTTTCAAATCTGCAAACTGATTTCAATTTTGCTGTATGTTGAAAATTCAGAGATGCCTCCCGTGCATTTGTTTCTGGAAATTTTACAGGTAAGTGTTGTGATCCTTCAGCTTATTTGTCAGGatggttttgagggtttttggttttagagaaaatgacttaaaagCTGTTCGGAAAATCAAAGTGAGgagcaaacaaagaaaaagaattagtAAGCTGACTTAGACATATTCTGAATTAATTCTGGTTGTACATGAGCTAAAGCAAAATTCTATTGTCTCCTCTCTGGCaattaaaaattgggaaatagcCAACTATGGTTCCTCATTGATTGAACCAAACCAATGAATCGTCTATTTTTAATTCCTTTCTTGACCATGAAATGCAACAGAAACAAATTTGGAATTGGTATTTGCATATTCTTGCAAGAAAGTGAGAGAAGGCTTGGCTAGTTGGTTAACTTTCAAATCTTAACATGACTTGACTGAGATGGAGAAAGTCCTTGATGATGAACTCTAGAAGCAGCCCATAAGATAATTAAGATATTAAAGATTGTTTTCCTAGTGCTTTTTCCAGTCACCATGTTCTGTTAGGGTCATTAGAAACATAGGAGGGTTATTGTCACAAAGTCAACAACCTTTAATGCAAATTAAAAAAGATGTCAATAAAAGTTGGGACTAAATTCTAAGAAAATTAGAATCATACTGATCACTGGCTTATGCTGTAATAGATATTAGCAATTGGGCACATTTAAGCAAGTGCtaaatatatgcatttttttattcCTAAGTCTTGTTAAGTTCTTTTATGCTTGACAATATAAATGTTTCATTGATACCACATAGAATGAACTTTACTTCTAGGCTTAACCTCAGGTTATGATGCTAAATACCAACTCAAAAAAGAGGTTCTGAAAACTGATGAAGGTACGCACATACAATGTGCATCTTTGTCGTCCCTACATTGACAAAATAACAAATTGTGTATGGagtaaatttcttttagaaaacaTTACATATCTAAGAGCTGCCatagaaaatttcattttagcttGATAAACATTTTTATCCCTTGTTTCTTCAATTTTCAAACAGGAGATGGACTTACAGATTCATTGCGAGGTTTATCCAGCACCGAGGTAATGATGTATTTCCTCTTCCCTTTCAGGGGTATGCTATTATATGTGTGCCTTTTGATTTATCCATAAGCTAATGGAGGTTAATCATTAatcaaaagcaaaagaaaactaCACTTTAAGTAAAAGGAGCGCGTAAGCTATTTTTggcatctttttcttttgacaTTTGGATTTGGTTATTTTTCTTACAAATGCTTTTTGCTGGCATCTTTTtcacaattatttatttttgtgtatgAATGCATGTTTCTCCACCGAATATCATGCTAGTAAATTACTCTGTTTTCATTTTGTTACTCCAATTTTCTACTTTCAAAAAATACTAGTACAAGATGGGCGTCTTTGGTGTTTCTTACATGTTTCTTGTCTGATGCCATAtattagttataaaattaatttgtctGACTCAGTTATTCATGTTTGTAGGTTCATAGTGTAGTTGGATGGCGAGACTTCTACTTCAGAAGCTACAAGTAAGTTCCTTACTGTTCATTATTCTTTCATGAAGACTGTCCAGATTTCTGTGTAACTATATAACATTGATAATTTTGTATTCAAACCTATCAAGAAGAAAACACATGTTCCATATGTCCCATAGATGTTTGAGTTCTAAAACCACTAAGGGAGTAGTGTTCTTTACTTCACTTTTCAATATCCAATTTAGGGCTTTATGTTTAGCTGAATTATTTCTCTTATGTATGGTAATGCAAGGAGCAATACATAAaacactttaggagcttgactATGCCACTTCGACATATCATTTTCTAGTGGGATCCCCATATCGACACAATGAGACTTTGGAATTGGTATGGGATTTGAATTGGATTTGTTGGATATGGTTGAGGAACTTTGTTGCTGATTGGAGCAAATCAATTGTTgcaataaaattaagaaatgacaagttttttttatatattcattctcATGGTAATTGTTAGCCTATATTCAAATCAAATGTCGAGTTGGCTTCGTCAGTTCATATGGGCTTCCATGACCAACCCCATAAACACTCTCAAGCCACTAAGGTTACTATGAGAAATCCaaatagaaacataaaaataaagcaaacaAGAATTAAAGATAAAAGCTTAGTGTAATTCTAACAATGCTCCCCCTTGAAACCATCCTTGGCATCAAGGATGGAACATTGATATTTCTACCGTAGATACCATGAACAATCCCATGCATGTTGTATCCTTGGGAAAACAATTACTATATTGCACCTAAACTTTAGTGATCATCCTGCTCCTTCTCTTGTTAAATCTACTATCTTGCACTGCTATTGGTTCTTGAGCTAAGAGTCCATCATCATCAACCAAAGGAAGGTGTGATTGATTGAGCCCTTTTCCCACATGCTTCTTCATTTGGGAAACATAGAATACAGGTGATTGAGTGAGATCCTATCTTCTTCACAACTTCATATGGACTAAAATACCTAGTTGTTGGCTACGAACACATTCTGTTGGCCATTGTCTTTTACCTGTACTATTGCAATTTTGCGTACACCCGGTCTCTTGCAATTGACAATCAAATGTACTTTAATCCTTTTGTTGTTTCATCCTCTATCGAGCCCTTTCAAGAAGAAACTTCAGCAGCTTAATCGCAACTTCTCATACTTGTGAACTCATCTATGGCCCTAATAGTTGAATCCCAAGGCAAATATGGAATATGATTAGGAGTTGGTTGTCGATAAACTAACTCATAAGGAGTATTTTGTGTTGAAGTGTGAAAGTTGGTGTTATACCAACACTTTGCCAAGGGTATCCACCTAGCCCAATCCTTAGGTCTCACCTACCATCCACTGTAAGTAAATCTTTATTCCACGGTTAACCACTTTGGCTGTTAGTCTGAGGGTGGTATGcaaaacattttgattttgacCATGACAACCTAAGCAATCCCTTCTAAAGAGTACTTGTGAAGATTGTCTCGACCAGTAACGGTATTTGGGGGAGTTATCATTCATTCTGggtgttttaaaataattaaattttaagattgGATTTAATGCAAGTGTACGATGTCAAGTTATTGTATAGATTTTGTTTACAATGAAAAAATTTGGTGAAATACTCTTAAGGACCATGGCCAAGGGAGAATCAAAATGGTTAAACCTTTGTTAAATTTCGAATACTCTAAACTAGCAAGCCAAGCACCAATTTACTCAAATTAGGTGTTATCAACATGATTAAATTCATTTGAATTAACACTAAATTAGACAACTCAATGATTTGAATTCTAAAAACCAAACTCTCAAGTCTTTCCTGAACAAGTCTATAGTAATGGTCAATTGATCTATCTAATGGCTATGGAACGAGATGCTAAATTGAGTTGTTGTATAACTAATCCTAGGTTCTCCCGGTCTTTCTACTTGCCTCAGACTAAAATTCGCCATTAGAGTCTTCGCTCTCACATTTGGCTCTAGCATACACCAGGTCTCTTGATTTGTCAATGCTTAAGGAGGTTAACTGATTCAGTTAAGCTAGAGTCATTCTCCATTTTGTAATTTGGTGAGTgtttatcaaaatttgaacttggATCAGACTCCTGATTGCTAAATTAGTGTTGGTTCCTCAATCTCCTGTCTGCTTCTTTTCTTCCCATTGTATACAAAGAAATCTCTATTGGGTTTTAAAGGTGTTTCACTGTTCCTGGTGCGTGAGTTTGGGACTCGTATCTCACTTCAAACCTTGAAGTATTCTTTAGCTTTATGAGTTCTCAGGACTTGTATCTTTGTTTGAGACTGTGTTTGGACCATAGTGTtgaagtattttaaaattttgccccACTTCaggtttttctttaattaggaATTCCTACATAAGTCTAGTGTGATCATCTATGATTGAAGCAAATCACAACAGCCAGTAATAGTTCTTACCTTAGATGGTCCCAACACTCCACTATAGGTTATTGAGAAAGGTTAACTTATATGAATGACTAGGATATATGTTTCATGTATGTTTGGAGAGTTGAAAAATCTCACACTGAAATTCTTGGTATTTTACTCTTaaacaaggaaaaaaataaCTTCTTAAGATGCACGAAATTTCGTTGTCCTAGTCTATAATGCCATAACATAACAAGGTTATTGTCTGAGGAAGAAATAAAGTCAAAGTATTTTGGGATTGACCCATAAGACACTTGGACTTGGTGGCTTTATTCTTCGGCTAGCAGGAATTTAAGAAGATAGAGACCCGAGCACGATTCAACCTTTTCAATCATCCAACACAAGTTCAAGTGTAAGATTACTTATGGACAGAAGATTAGAATCTGGATATGGAACCAAAAGAATTGAGTGGAGGATTAGGTCCTTCGAAATTTTAATGAACTTGTTTCAACAATTTTTGAGAGAGATCCATCTGCTATCTTTATTGTTAGATTCTCATAACATGGTTTTAAAGATTCAAATAATGTCTCATCACCTGTCCTATGGTTGGTTGCTCCTAAGTCCACAATCCAATCACTTCCCTTAAGTGTTGTTGGGAGCAGACTGATTGGTTTTGAACCGGAAACCGGCTGATCCGGTGGTTCATCCATTGTCTTAAAACCGTTTTGACCAGGACCGTTTTAAACCGGAATCGGATAAACCAGAAAAAAAACTGTATGGAccagtttttaaatattttgtctTTGCCTTTGGCTTTATTCTTCATGGCTTTACTCTTGAATTCACATCTGTTGCCGTTAAGAACCCATCAATCCAGACAAAACCCATCGCAACTTTTCAGCAATTATCAAAATGATTTGTAATCTGTTTGATTCTTGATTCTTAATTGCAGATTTGTTGGAAGGCTTGTGGGTCGCTACTATGATAGCCAAGGAAATCCCACAAAATATCTAAAGGGAGCAGAAGCAAAGGCTGCTAGAGGAGCACAACTCATggagaaacaaaaagaaatggaaGCTAAGCAACCCAGTTGCAATTCAAGATGGAGTCAAGATGATGGTGGAGAGGTATGTGCTCTCATAGCTTTAAAATTGGGATGGGAAACCTTCCAATTTAACTCAAGCAAAGTTAAGTAGCCTGCTGAAATTCACACCCTGCTCATACCTCCCAACAAATGATTACTCTCCAGAAAATCCATTTTGTTTCTTCCATGACATATGTAAAGTTGTAAAGTAAAAAAGCTTAATAAGTTAACCAGACTTCTGTCTGGACATGTCGTAGAAGCATAAAAAACGTGAAGCTGATATCCCTAAAGCTCCAATGGCTCCTTGCcctttgttaaaaataaatatttcctataCCTTCAGAATAAATGGAGCTAAAATTAATGATGATAGATATAAAAAACGAATGAAGATGATGAGCCTGCTTGAAGATGtctaaaatttgttattttgttgatttcataatataaacaataattGTTTTCCTTTCTGCTTCTTACTTTTGGTCTTGAGGATAGGCCACTGGCATTAACACCATGACCTATAGTTGAGGTTCCAGAAATGGAGTGAAAATAGGTTAGAGCACACTTGTGCACATAAATACCTCAAATCACACACTGACACACGGATAAAGGAGAAAGCTTTGACCcaagttttgaaatttcaacATAATCAATTGTAAGGGTATGGGGCCCTCTTTTCATATATACAGATGATCTATTCACAGACCTTAGCGTGTATGATAGACCTTTATGTTCTCTTTTATGCAGTTATatttggcctctccattttcctTTGTCCCATTGAGTaggtgttaaattttttttcctaatttatattttgtttcattaatggCATTTGCTAACAAGGAGCACGTAGTTGAGTTGTTACACAAATGATGTAACATTTCAAGGCATCTCTAATTGACCTTATGCCTTATCTCATATTGTTTTGATCAGGTTTGGTGTGATAATGGCTTCCCAAGGTTGGTTCAGAGACCTTTAGAAATTGCTTTGACGGGAAAGATGAGCAAGCGATGTGCCTGCTATAATGAAGATCAACTTGGCCAGCCAGGGTTAGAGGTCTATAGTGGATGTGATTACCTTGCAAAGAGATGCCGAGTTTAAATGAAAGAGCTTGAAGAAGTCATTTGTATAGTTGAAGCCCCTTAAACTCCAGTGAACTTTTTGAAGATAGGAGGTCGGCAAAGAGTGAAGTGTACCCATGTTCTGTGTGGGTGTTTCATTTCCTCCAATGCACTTCATTACTAACCTGATTTTTTGTTGCTTAATTTTCCTGGATTATCGTGGGTCTGTTTTGAGTAAATTGAAAGAGTGTCAATTCATGTATGCTATTGCAGCTATAGAAATTTGTGGTTtctttccatcatttttttcagttaaatgCTAAGATTAAATCTTTAGATAATTCATAGATAAACAGAAAAGGAAAACAAGAATGAGGTTCAAAGTCGCCAGTATATGGTTAGTGTTCGGATcatatttatgaataaatttcttgagtgatgtcatatatatatttttggtataaTCAAAGTTTATGTTACAACTTTTAATCATTTGCTTGTTGGAGTTGCTGCAATTTGAACTTTTAGAATTAGTATAGGAAGAATAATTTATACGGgaatagataaattttatagggcattttattttgataattttaatcatcttaaaagaaaaacaaaacaacaatcCAAGAATGAATGCTACATTTGGTAAGAGTAATGTTTTTCCGTCTGTTTTAGCCATAATTAACTGTCAACTAATTATAATTGGTAATTTTAACTACATATATGATTTGCTTGTGGTaaagagaatatttttattattatttattttgaagagattttattttttacaagacT harbors:
- the LOC105763588 gene encoding membrane-associated progesterone-binding protein 4 isoform X2 — encoded protein: MAFPAKKFITSSFFGFTLLVALVAFLLKFNSSQKLFTVEELALYNGTDDSLPILLGILGSVFDVTKGKSHYGAGGGYSHFAGRDASRAFVSGNFTGDGLTDSLRGLSSTEVHSVVGWRDFYFRSYKFVGRLVGRYYDSQGNPTKYLKGAEAKAARGAQLMEKQKEMEAKQPSCNSRWSQDDGGEVWCDNGFPRLVQRPLEIALTGKMSKRCACYNEDQLGQPGLEVYSGCDYLAKRCRV
- the LOC105763588 gene encoding membrane-associated progesterone-binding protein 4 isoform X1 is translated as MAFPAKKFITSSFFGFTLLVALVAFLLKFNSSQKLFTVEELALYNGTDDSLPILLGILGSVFDVTKGKSHYGAGGGYSHFAGRDASRAFVSGNFTGLTSGYDAKYQLKKEVLKTDEGDGLTDSLRGLSSTEVHSVVGWRDFYFRSYKFVGRLVGRYYDSQGNPTKYLKGAEAKAARGAQLMEKQKEMEAKQPSCNSRWSQDDGGEVWCDNGFPRLVQRPLEIALTGKMSKRCACYNEDQLGQPGLEVYSGCDYLAKRCRV